Part of the Quercus lobata isolate SW786 chromosome 6, ValleyOak3.0 Primary Assembly, whole genome shotgun sequence genome, AgtaaattcatttattttattttaaaattaatccaCTATCATTTCTGCTATCTCTCCTCATCCCGTCATTTTGGGAGGACACAAAAATGTGAGCCTCAAAGAAAATtaatcactcaattttcattcttttccctTCCTACCTTTGTAACCAAACATTGGAAATTGAATCATTTCCATCCTAATTCCTTCTTTTCTCTCATCTTCTCTTGTTTCTAAACAAAGtgttaagtgttttttttttttaataataaatatcatcTTGAACTTTGAAATAAGTGCAAATTTGCTTTTGATTTAAATAATTAACCTTttgacaataaatttgtaatgaATCAAACATTCAGTTATTATTTTCCAACAAGAAGTAGTAGTTTTAAATTGgttatcaataaaattaattgatttaaaGTTTACACACTTAATTTATACATATTTGTTCCACATTTTTAATAACTTTGTAATGTAGTTATTACCTTGCTATCAACagattatttaaatttaagatTTGTCACAAACCAAAAGTCTTGGAGGGTTTATTATTCAAATAGGAAgtacaaatattaaaatgacACTTAACATCATCAccaaggatttggatttggacaTAATTATATAATAGTCTTTACCTTTTCTCTTTATGAGAATTCTAATCAGTAATGTATATACTCAAATAATAAAGTGACATGTAGACATTTCCTTTTGGTGGTCTCTTTATGTTTCTTCCATGTGCCTGTTTAGTTGGTGAAAATGGTGAGAATTAAGATTGTGGGAAATGTAGGTAGGTTGGGTGGAAATTATTATTGTCCTCCCTAACTAATGGGATGATAccatctatataaatatatgtgtaaGCTTTCTAATTAgcacaaggaataaaaaataaaaattaccaaatgaTATCATATTTGCATAAATAACAATATTTGATTGGTTGGGAGATCAAGAAGGACCATGTCAGCAATTCTCCTTGtatacctaataatttctctaaCTTTTACATACTATCTGACAATGACAGGTGGAGGGTCTGATAAGACTGATGGAAGGTGATCATGTGGGTCCTTTCAATCTTGGCAATCCTAGTGAATTCACCATGCTTGAACTTGCTCAGGTAAAATTTCTGTTCCACTTCTCTATGTTGTACTTCTTTTTCCGACAATTTCTCTATGTTATACTTAAATGAAGTTGCGTGgtttattaatataataattgctatattttggtatttttaattGAGATGTccacaatttaaattttttattccttaatTGTTAAATGGAAAATGTTACTGGATACTGTATGGTGACCATTGATGATAAATTATTGTAGAGTTCAACTTATAAATGATTGACATGAACTGATGAGAGGGGTTgaaaatatgaatgaaatgATAAGTGAGACTCATAAAGTAACCCCACCCGTTTCATATCCTATAAAAATAGTATAACAAAATATGatatatagcaaaaaaaattgaaataagcAATTTCTTAACGGGCACAACCCTAGTTAAATtatcaaagttaaaaaaatagcatgtttATGACACTAAAACTCATAGagtaaaaaatagatttatgaATGAAATCAAATATGTAATATTTATGTGCAAAATTGTTATTTTGACATTGAAATAATAACTACGAATAGTCATTAACTCTCTGGAAATGGTAGAAGAATGAGAACTATTATGAGATAATAGGACCATTATACTCATTAGTTATTACTAAACTTATTAAAGAGATGAAATATAACCAAGTTACATATTTTCTTAAAGATTAACTCAAAAGAAAGGAACAAAGGTAATTGGCCTTCTTTTGATTTCGATTAAGATGTTTTAGCATCCTTGGATAGCTTGTATCTtgcttaatttttgttttctttttcttatttgaagtGTCCTTAGTTTACTTCCTACATTCTTGGGCCTCACTCCATTTTCTTTCCTACATTCTTGGGCCTcactccattttcttttttattgattaaaaaaaagaagaagaataaagcTAAGAAGAGGGAATTGGACTTGGGTTTGTGCAGGTGGTACAAGAAACTATAGACCCTTTTGCAAAGATAGAGTTCAGGCCCAATACTGAGGATGACCCACATAAGAGAAAGCCAGATATTACCAAGGCCAGAGAGCTTCTTGGGTGGCACCCAACTGTGTCTCTTCGCAATGGACTTCCTCTCATGGTTGAAGACTTCAAGCAACGTATATTTGGCGACAAAAAAGACACTGTTGGCGCATAAGTTTTATGTATGTATTGTTGAGGggcattgagaaaaaaattagtgaaaataaaaattgaataagaGGGATAATCTTTATGAATATCTACACCTTTCTGTCACTGTTACTCACATGAACAGGCCTGGGAGGGAGAGATTATTAATTATGAGAGTGTAGAGCGAGCAATCTTTTTTGAGTGTGTAGATCAATCTTCTTTACCAATatagtaaaatagtttttttgttaTCACTTTTATATTTGCAAGTTCTCAGTATCATTAAATTATACTTGGTCATTGTTAATTGTTATGCCAGTTTTCAAGGTCGACTAATTGGGGCTTAATATCTGTAGAGCTTTAGAGAACAATTTTGTGATGGTATTGGCATGATTGAGTTGGGTGTTAAAACAACAATTCAACATTATGCCTACACATAAATCAgcaaaaatgtaatccaattaCATGCATATGTTATAGGTATGCTATTTGTAACATTGAGGAATGTCATATTTGTTTTAAGGGGTTAAACACGAttaattccttttctttttcccttgaATTCAAAGTGCTAAACGTACTGTTGCCCCTGAAGCATAGGAACTGAGCAGTAGCAAAATTATgctgttttcaatttcagcatcCTGCTGGCTTATTCTTGCTTCTTGGCAAATTCCTCCCACAAAGGGGGTTATTGAACTCTGATTCCTTTGCctcttaaatatataaatgtgGTGAATAGAGGATTACAAATCAATAACAAAAAGACATCCCACTCTGTGAAAGGACATTTCATTATACAAAATAGTGCATTATTCTACCATACAAAATGGTGCATTATTCACCGATGCAAACAATAATACATTAAAATGCGTTTTGCAAAAGAACATCTCACTATATATCCCAACAAGCAAAGGACAAAGTTAAGAAATTCCACAATTGGAAAATGCAGAACATCCAAGTcacttttctatatatatatatatattttgatgtttCTTTTACCTTACTTGAGCCAGTTTAACAAAATAATCTGAGATATATTAGAGTTCTATCCACACCATAAAAGGGAGATCTAAGAAAAcgatggtaaaaaaaattctatttattaGAAACCtgtcatttcttttctttctcagtCTGTATCTGAAACTCCCTTGAGAATTGTTCATGACCCAAGAGCAATTTTTGCTAATGGCTAGTTGCTGAAAAGTTCGAAACTCCGTTGGATATTTGGCGTGCTTAGCGGCTATTTACTAATTGGCCCACATTTGACATTTCGGATTCATCAATCATGGGCATAAATAGATAACCATACCCAGACCCAGACCCATTTTTATTGGTATGGCTTAAAGGTACCCTATTTGTTTCACGTAATATGTTTTCTTGgcttattataatttttctttattatcagatctAAGATACCAATAATAAATTATCGATTATTTCAAAAGTTTCTAAACTATTAGGAtattgtaaatttaattatttaaccatacAATTCTAAtaatcaattgatttttggtgtagtaAGGATTTAAACCATAAATCTCTtaataaaaggagaaaaaaactttaaaaattgaGCTATTAGAACACACATGCATTAAAACTTATTATAAACCAATAATTTAAGTTGGGTCCGGTTAACAAATGGCATTTGTTAATtgactattttagaaaagttttaatataactttcatgtgaaatattaaaaaaataaaaataaaaagaagttagtttattctctttttctataaaaatttcaaaaatatttcttaattcaatgccTGTTAAACCAATAACACTCTGTTTACTTGGAGAAGAACTTCAAAAACATGGGCCGAAGCCCAAGTAAGAACGAGCAGGCTTGGTCCGAATCCGGGTCACGCTGCGAAATTACGAAAATAGCCTCACCATGTTCccctagcaaaaaaaatcacatggtATTGATATATAGCATTAGCTACACCAAAATTCCTCTACAAATCtgtgctctctctctcagcttttAACacacaaacccctctctctctctctcactcactcgcTCTTGTCGGCTCGCCCtcaaaaccgacccaacccgacccggtTTTGCGTACGAGCTGAACCAACCAGGTCCggctctctctctcatttctgtCTAATTTGTGGTTTGTTTTTCAGTTTCGATTTTCAGATTTTTGATTCGtgcttgtttttgtttagaTTATTGTTTaccattagatttttttattttttattttttatttttttttaattatttatatgtgGGAATGAACTTTGGGGGATTAGGGTTTTGGAATATCAATCCGAGTCTGGgtttatttagggttttgataattctttttgtgggtattggattttttttctataaaatgcTTTAAGATAACGATTGTGACGATGGTGAAATCAAGACCCATTTTTATGCTTGGCCTTTATGGGGGGGTTTtgtagggtttttcttttattttgtttttgatattttagCTAAACAATTTGGGTATagttttatttgggtttttgtttttgcttggatttctctttctcttttgggtTTAGATGGAGATTAGGGAATAACAATCGAATTTTATGGTTTCACTGTTGCCTTTAGTAATAGAATAAGATTCTATGCTTAATAATGCTTTTTTTCATTGTGGGGTCTCTTTAGAGTGATttataaagaaagtttttattttttatttttttatttaatggaaATTATCAGGTATGCCAGATTGTAATCTTGGTGCATTTGTGAATTTCCAATTTTGCAGAGTAGTGTGCTGAGTGTGGTAATTGATTTGATAGCTTTTGGTTTGTGCAGTTTTCTTGTGTTTGTTGAGAGAAACATTCGTTGATTCTTTCTTCGTTGGATTTTTGCGGAATAACCAAAACAGAAAGTTCTTTCATTTAGAGGGTCACTAAGAAACAACCAAAAATGTCGCGGAAGGGTTTGATGGAGCAAGACCTGAGTAAACTGGATGTAACAACGTTACATCCACTCTCCCCTGAAGTTATATCTCGGCAGGCTACAATAAATATTGGTAAGCTTTGTTCGCTATTGAACTGCTTAAACCTCCTTCACATGGTCATTGCAACACTTGAGCTTATTGAATTTTTCACACTTCTAGTTGGTGGTTTTCTGGTGCTCCTAAGTTTTTGTTGAAGCTGATGATTTGGAATTTAACTTATTGCATCAGGCACCATTGGTCATGTGGCACACGGAAAGTCAACAGTCGTAAAAGCAATATCCGGTGTTCAGgtgatttgttttttcttttacaattttcaatGCATTCTTATTGGATGCATGCACTGCTATTAATGTTTTGAGTTATAGTATAGCTGCAGTGTAGCAATAatgtattttattcattttacatGGCTATAGAACAGAGACAAAGTTCTCCTCTAAACCGGTTTGGAGGAATATCCTCCAACCTATTATACATTGTTTCAGATGGCCTTCCACTTGTAATTTTACCACGTGATTCATCAAATcttttaaacaagtcacatgattATTAAATAGGCAATGTGATTAAAAATACATGTGGATGTTCATTTCAATTGCCACATGGCTGGGTGGAGGTTTGGAGAAAATTCTGTCCATAAAACTATATGCTATCCAGTATATGGGGCAAGTGCTAGTAATTTTGGACATGAAAATCaccttattaatttatttatgctAATTCCAAAAGATCATTGACTCTTAAATTTTCTTCACTGTGTGGCTTTAggcacatgatttttttaatgagtcatgtgacttgtttaaataatacacatgaaTAGTCTTATAATTTGCCACGTAATGGGTTGGAAAACATGTTTGGTGCCCAAAGGTCCTTGTATATTACTGCCCTAAATCTTTCAACAATGAGTTGGAAAGTTGGTTATCTTTATATttacttagattaattaaaGGTCATTGATTAACCAAAGGTTTCTCGGTAGTGTTAATTGGTAGCCACTATGGAGCTGCCACTGGTGCAATTTCTTTCCTTCAATTGAGACTAACCTTGGCTTATTGTCATTTGTTAAAGCTTGTAAATGGataggaaaaattaatttgggcAAATTGTGTAAGTGTGGAACATAGTATTTTTACATTTTCCTTTGCAAAAGAATTACACATTAAATTTTTACTTGAACCTCAATGTTTTGTCACTCATCTGCAGACTGTTCGTTTTAAAAATGAGTTGGAGCGCAACATCACTATCAAGCTTGGTTATGCTAATGCAAAGATCTACAAATGTGAAGAGGAACGGTGCCCTAGACCTATGTGCTACAAGTGGGTAACTATTCAACAAATCCAATTATATCTTTATTTAGCTAGCAACATGTCATTAATATGTTGCAATGTTCATGTAGGGCTTATGGAAGTGGGAAGGAAGATAATCCTCTGTGTGATGTGCTGGGATATGAAAACTGCAGGATGAAATTGCTGAGACATGTCTCTTTTGTGGATTGCCCGGTAAGGTTCAAGTGCTTTTTATTAGATATTGTGGTTTTATGACTAGGTAGAATATATGTCAATTCATTTAGGTTCCATGATGTATTGTATAGATGGTGTTATAGGCATTAGGTACAGAGATTGGGTTGTCCTTTAAAGTTGAAGTGACATTGGCTTAGGCAATGTTCtatcttgatttttctttactatttaGTTCTTACTAGTATTGTATCTATCAAACCATTGATTTTCTCTTTATAATTAGGGACGCTCATTTTATTGCATGTAGTACCTAGTCTTTGATCCTCTAGTCATCCTGAAGTTTGTGATTTGAAAGTTCTTTTGAAACTCTTGAACAGACTTAGGCCTGTATTTAAGAGATTCTTTCTTAAGGTTCATAATGTGTTAGATCTGTCAGTTTGTAATTCTTTTAGAATGCAACTTTTCCATAATGTAATTCTTTAGGGGCACTGTGTACATGTCATGGATATTAGGTACTGcctctttataaaaaaatgtctgGAATTAAGAAAGAGAGTTTGTGGAGGCACGTTTCTCTTTATTCTATGATGATTTTCTGAATAAAGTATGGTGCTTGCACTCAAATATTATAATGCTAAATCTTGATGTATCTCATCTTAAACTTATGTTGATATGATTGTTTCTTAACCTATTCTGTAGGGTCACGATATTCTCATGGCTACAATGCTTAATGGAGCTGCAATTATGGATGGAGCTCTACTTCTAATAGCTGCAAATGAAAGCTGCCCCCAACCACAAACTTCTGAGCATCTTGCTGCTGTTGAGATTATGCGCCTCCAACATATAATAATCCTTCAAAATAAAGTAGATCTCATTCAGGAAAATGTAGCCATCAACCAGCATGAAGCAATCCAGAAGTTTATTCAGGTAAGTTCTTTTAGACCATCTTTGATGCACAACATAGTTCATTATTTAGTGTGCTGAATATTTTTGCTTGATTCTTTGTTTATCAGGGAACTGTTGCTGATGGGGCACCTGTGGTACCAATTTCTGCTCAGCTGAAGTATAATATTGATGTTGTGTGTGAGTATATTGTGAAGAAAATCCCCATTCCAGAAAGGGACTTTGTGTCACCTCCTAATATGATTGTAATCCGGTCTTTTGATGTCAATAAGCCTGGTTATGAGGTTGATGAAATAAGAGGAGGTGTGGCTGGTGGAAGTATTCTCAGGGTATGTTTCTTCCATATGAATTTGTGCAAAAATTAAGAACCATTTTAAGTGCCATTCATTCCTGCTATTGGCACATGGTTGTTAACTGCTTTTAATATGGAATTCTCTGAAGAATGATGGTTCATGCTATTCCACATCATTGGTTGAATCATGCATGCAACTGATGTGCACATGGATGTGTCTTTGGTATTGTTTCAAACAATTAAATTCCACCAGAAGGCCAAAGAACCTAAAGaaacattttacatttatcCGGTTTGCTTATTCCTTTGGGATTGGGTTCCTCCTGTCAATTCGTCCCACTTTTTGTTTCTATAATCTGTTAATCAACATTGTGTTGGTGATTACTTCAAGGAAGCTAGAAAATTGATATCCTGTGGGCCTCTCTAAGCCTTGGTTTGGACCATTGATTATTTGATGACATATATAATAGAAACTTGGTAcatgaaaattaattatattcatgATTTTATCGGTTGGtacatgaaatttattttatgtcaaGGCCTCATTCTAAGCTTCGTACTTTGTAGGGTGTTTTGAAGGTAAACCAATTTATTGAGGTTCGTCCTGGGATTGTTGTTAAAGATGAGAGTGGGGGCATCAAATGCACGCCGATATATTCCAGAATTGTTTCTTTATATGCTGAGCAAAATGAGCTGCAATTTGCTGTGCCTGGAGGTCTCATTGGTGTTGGCACAACCATGGACCCCACTTTGACACGTGCTGATAGGTTGGTGGGTCAAGTTCTTGGTGAAGTTGGATCACTCCCCGAAGTTTTTG contains:
- the LOC115994956 gene encoding eukaryotic translation initiation factor 2 subunit gamma-like, whose protein sequence is MSRKGLMEQDLSKLDVTTLHPLSPEVISRQATINIGTIGHVAHGKSTVVKAISGVQTVRFKNELERNITIKLGYANAKIYKCEEERCPRPMCYKAYGSGKEDNPLCDVLGYENCRMKLLRHVSFVDCPGHDILMATMLNGAAIMDGALLLIAANESCPQPQTSEHLAAVEIMRLQHIIILQNKVDLIQENVAINQHEAIQKFIQGTVADGAPVVPISAQLKYNIDVVCEYIVKKIPIPERDFVSPPNMIVIRSFDVNKPGYEVDEIRGGVAGGSILRGVLKVNQFIEVRPGIVVKDESGGIKCTPIYSRIVSLYAEQNELQFAVPGGLIGVGTTMDPTLTRADRLVGQVLGEVGSLPEVFVELEVNFFLLRRLLGVRTKGTERQGKVTKLTKSEILMLNIGSMSTGARVMAVKNDLAKLQLTSPVCTSKGEKIALSRRVEKHWRLIGWGQIQAGTTLEIPPRPI